From the Marinomonas sp. THO17 genome, one window contains:
- a CDS encoding CopG family transcriptional regulator: MKAKEFDDKFDTGEDLLEQLDVSKAQRPLQKQKRINVDIPEWMIDSLDKEARRIGVTRQSIIKVWLAERLEQSESLDRIDR; encoded by the coding sequence ATGAAAGCTAAAGAATTTGATGACAAATTTGATACAGGAGAAGACTTGCTAGAGCAGCTTGATGTGTCAAAAGCCCAGCGTCCTTTACAGAAGCAAAAGAGAATCAACGTAGACATTCCAGAATGGATGATAGACTCGCTTGATAAAGAAGCTCGTCGAATCGGAGTGACTCGTCAGTCCATCATAAAAGTCTGGTTGGCCGAAAGGCTAGAACAGTCAGAATCCTTGGATCGCATCGACCGTTAA